The genomic window CGCGCCCGGGCCTCGGCCTTGCCCGCCCGGCTGTGCGCCTGGATGACGTCGGTCAGCTGCTCGACGACGGGGATGACCGGGTTCAGCGCATTCATGGCGCTCTGAAAGACGAAGCTGACGGTGGCCCAGCGGTACTGGCGCAGCGCCTCGCCCGACAGTGCCAGCACATCGGTGCCCTCGATCAGCACCTGTCCGCCGGAGACGAGACCGGGAAGCCGGGTCAGCCGGGCGATGGCGAAGGCCGCCGTGCTCTTGCCGCAACCGCTTTCCCCGGCAAGGCCGAAGACCTCGCCCGGCGCGATGTCGAAGCTCAGATTGTCGACCGCCCGCACCACGGCGGTTTCGGTGACATAGTCGACGGTGAGGTTTTTGACCTTCAGCAAGGGTTCAGAAGACATCGCAGTCCCTCCCGCGCGCAGTGAGGAAGCGGCGCACCGCCTTGATGTTGCGCCCGGCGCGCAGCCTCGGGCTGGTCATCTCGTCGACCGCGAAATTGATCATCACCAGCGCCGCACCCGTCAGGATGATGGCAAGGCACGGCGGCCAGATTTCCCACCAGGCCCCGGTTTCCAGCGCCAGGCTCTTCTGGGCGGAATAGAGCATGGTGCCCCAGGTGACCGAATTCGGATCACCCAACCCGATGAATTCCAGTCCGGCTTCGGCAAGGATCGAATAGATGGTGGCCAGCACGAAGCCGCCGACCAGGAAGCTCAGCATGTTGGGCAGGATCTCGACCAGCAGGATGCGCCATTTGGCTTCGCCCATCAGCTCGGCGGCCAGCACGAATTCGCGGTTGCGCAGCGCCAGCGTCTGGCTGCGGATGCTGCGTGCCGACCAGCCCCAGCCGGTGGCGGCCAGCACCAGCCCGATGATGACAGGGCTTGCATGCTCGAGATAGGCGGCAATGACGATGATCAGCGGCAGCGCCGGCAGCACCAGCGCCACATTGACGAAGAAGGTGAGGATCTCGTCGACGCGCCCTCCGTAATAGCCGCAGCAGATGCCGATGACGATGCCGATCAGGGTGGCGACGATGCCCGCGACGAAGCCGACCGTCAGGCTGACACGGCCGCCATAGAGCATCTGCGAATAGACGTCCTTGCCGAGCCGCGTGGTGCCGAGCACATGCTCGACGGAGGGCGGCTGGCGGGGCGGGCCGCTGCGCCGGTAGGGATCATGGCTGGCCAGCACCGGTGCCAGCGCCGAGGTCAGCAGCAGTACCAGCAGCACCACCATGCCGACCATCGCCCTGCCGTTGGAGGCAAAGCCCTGCAGGGATTTCGGAAAGGCGCGGACGAAGCGCGAC from uncultured Gellertiella sp. includes these protein-coding regions:
- a CDS encoding ABC transporter permease codes for the protein MTPTDTASPHQLAPPVDRLRAELGLKPPSRFVRAFPKSLQGFASNGRAMVGMVVLLVLLLTSALAPVLASHDPYRRSGPPRQPPSVEHVLGTTRLGKDVYSQMLYGGRVSLTVGFVAGIVATLIGIVIGICCGYYGGRVDEILTFFVNVALVLPALPLIIVIAAYLEHASPVIIGLVLAATGWGWSARSIRSQTLALRNREFVLAAELMGEAKWRILLVEILPNMLSFLVGGFVLATIYSILAEAGLEFIGLGDPNSVTWGTMLYSAQKSLALETGAWWEIWPPCLAIILTGAALVMINFAVDEMTSPRLRAGRNIKAVRRFLTARGRDCDVF